In Sphingomonas phyllosphaerae, one DNA window encodes the following:
- the greA gene encoding transcription elongation factor GreA encodes MATVEKMPMLQEGYEKLTADLKRLKTERPLIVDAIEEARAHGDLSENAEYHAAKERQGQVEASIADIEDKLSRAQIIDPRELSGDKIVFGATVTLLDEDEKPVKYQIVGQTEADAKTGRISYNSPIGRALIGRSLDDEVEVSVPAGDRYYLVSKIEFI; translated from the coding sequence ATGGCGACGGTCGAAAAGATGCCGATGTTGCAGGAAGGCTATGAAAAGCTGACTGCCGACCTGAAGCGGCTGAAGACCGAGCGCCCGCTGATCGTCGATGCGATCGAGGAAGCCCGTGCGCACGGCGACCTGTCGGAAAACGCCGAATATCATGCCGCCAAGGAGCGGCAGGGGCAGGTCGAGGCTTCGATCGCCGATATTGAGGATAAGTTGAGCCGTGCGCAGATCATCGATCCGCGCGAGCTGTCGGGCGACAAGATCGTGTTCGGCGCGACCGTCACTTTGCTCGACGAGGACGAGAAGCCGGTGAAGTATCAGATCGTCGGCCAGACCGAGGCCGACGCCAAGACTGGCCGGATCAGCTACAATTCGCCGATCGGCCGCGCGCTGATCGGGCGCAGCCTCGACGACGAGGTCGAAGTGTCGGTGCCGGCGGGCGATCGCTATTATCTGGTGTCGAAGATCGAGTTCATCTGA